In a single window of the Nicotiana tomentosiformis chromosome 8, ASM39032v3, whole genome shotgun sequence genome:
- the LOC104089293 gene encoding transcription factor bHLH14-like: MNEVIFPATSSFSTPALISQENQPSTLQQKLKYILNSQTDSWAYTIFWQTSNEDNNGSLLLTWGDGHFQGTNKDIEWFYVLSLAQSYSVNEGVIGKVFSTATFVWLTGAQQVQFCSCERAKEAQNNGVKTLVYVSISNGVLELGSSDIIKEDWSLVQQVKSLFSSDQENGPIYNFLDQNTIYFANIDLVTGLQEDGQESENNSNKNQESKLKKFEEVATTSHVSFPDSELSASDCQLLEHPVQKSRVGSKKRTYKKRGRKPGEDCDKQMNHVEVERQRREKLNHRFYALRSVVPQVTRMDKASLLSDAVAYINELKAKVDKLESKLHRNLELKKKLQMESNDAVDNQSSTNSVDLTLEVEVKMVGPNAMIRVQSENANYPSTRLMCALQDLELHVHHASISSVNNILLQNIVIRVPKELKTEDGLRAALLRSLEQIEAC; this comes from the exons ATGAATGAAGTAATTTTTCCCGCAACATCATCATTTTCTACACCAGCCTTAATTTCTCAAGAAAATCAGCCATCAACTCTTCAACAGAAGCTTAAATATATTCTCAATAGTCAAACAGATTCTTGGGCTTACACCATTTTCTGGCAAACTTCCAATGAAGATAACAATGGGAGCCTCCTCTTAACTTGGGGCGATGGCCATTTTCAGGGGACCAATAAAGACATAGAATGGTTCTACGTGTTGTCACTGGCTCAGTCTTATTCTGTTAATGAAGGGGTTATAGGAAAAGTTTTTAGTACTGCTACTTTTGTGTGGCTAACAGGGGCACAACAAGTTCAGTTTTGTAGCTGCGAAAGGGCTAAAGAAGCTCAGAACAATGGCGTTAAAACTCTAGTTTATGTTTCAATTTCAAATGGGGTGCTCGAATTGGGCTCGAGTGATATAATCAAAGAGGATTGGAGCTTGGTTCAACAAGTCAAGTCTCTGTTTTCTTCAGATCAAGAAAATGGTCCAATTTATAACTTTCTTGATCAAAATACCATTTATTTTGCTAATATTGATCTTGTCACCGGCTTGCAAGAAGATGGTCAAGAATCAGAGAACAACAGTAACAAAAATCAGGAATCAAAGCTGAAGAAATTCGAAGAGGTAGCCACAACAAGCCATGTTTCATTTCCAGATTCCGAGCTATCGGCTTCAGATTGTCAATTATTAGAACATCCGGTGCAGAAAAGCAGAGTTGGATCTAAG AAAAGGACCTACAAGAAAAGGGGAAGAAAGCCAGGAGAAGATTGCGACAAGCAAATGAACCACGTAGAGGTGGAGAGGCAGAGGAGGGAGAAACTCAACCACCGATTCTACGCGTTGCGCTCGGTGGTTCCGCAGGTTACAAGAATGGACAAAGCCTCATTGCTATCAGACGCTGTGGCCTATATCAATGAACTCAAAGCCAAAGTGGATAAATTGGAGTCAAAACTTCATAGAAACTTGGAGCTCAAGAAGAAACTGCAAATGGAATCCAATGATGCTGTGGACAACCAAAGCTCTACCAATTCGGTTGATCTT ACATTGGAGGTTGAAGTGAAGATGGTGGGTCCAAATGCCATGATTAGAGTTCAATCAGAAAATGCGAATTACCCATCAACAAGATTGATGTGTGCACTTCAAGATCTTGAACTTCATGTCCACCATGCCAGCATCTCAAGTGTCAACAACATTTTGCTTCAAAATATAGTGATTAGAGTTCCTAAGGAGTTGAAAACTGAAGATGGATTAAGAGCTGCTCTTCTTAGAAGCTTAGAGCAAATAGAGGCCTGTTGA